AACACGCCGAGCGACGCCGACATCAAGGCGCGCTACGACGAGCTGACGAAATCGGCCGCCGGCAACGAATATCACCTGCACCACATCCTCGTCGACAACGAGCAGCAGGCCAAGGACCTGATCGCGAAGATCAAGGGCGGCGCGAAGTTCGAGGATCTGGCCAAGCAGTATTCGAAGGATCCGGGCTCGGCGAAGAACGGCGGCGACCTGGACTGGGCCGATCCGAAGTCGTTCGTGCCGGAATTCGCGAACGCGGCGACGCACCTGCAGAAGGGCCAAATGACCGATACGCCGGTCAAGACGCAGTTCGGCTGGCACATCATCCGCGTCGATGACGTGCGCCCGGTGGCCCCGCCGCCGCTCGAGCAGGTCAAGGCGCAGATCTCGCAACAGCTGGTGCAGCAGAAGCTGCAGGCGTTCGAGGAAAAGCTGCGCGCGCAGGCGAAGATCCAGTAAGGATCGGGCTTGCCGCGGCGGCCGGTTCAGGCCGAGCTTGACGAAAAATGCCGCTCTTCGGAGCGGCATTTTTCATTGGGGCGGCAGGGATCACGCGGCGCGCCGACGCGCACCCGTCATACGTCGGCCGGGTTGATCAACGACCGCAGGACATGGTCGGCCCACGCGCCGTCGATCTTCAGATAGGCGCGCGCGATGCCTTCTCGCTCGAAACCCAGCGCTTCGAGCAGTCGCGCGCTGCGCGTGTTTTCGGGACGATGGTTCGCCATCAGGCGATGCAGCCCGAGTTCGCCGAACGCGTACCGGATGACCCCGGTCAGGCATTCGCGCATCAGCCCCCGCCCCTCGCGATCGCCCGCGATCGAGAACCCGAGGTGGCAGGCCTGGAACGGCCCGCGCACGATGTTCGTCAGGCCGCACTCGCCGATCAGCCGACCGTCGGCCTTCTCGTACAACAGCAGATGCACGGCCTGCCCGGCCGCGGCCTGCGCTGCCACCGCGTCGAGCCGCGTCTCGACCGACTGCGGCGTGTAGAACGACGCGGGACGCGACGGCTCCCAGGGCTGGAGATGGGCGCGGTTGGCGAGGTAATAGGCCAGCAGCGCCGCCGCGTCGTGGCGGCCGGCGTGCCGCAGCGACAGGCGCTCGGTGTCGGGCAAGGCCGGCGGCGGGCGGGAAACGGAATCCATGGGCGGGTTGGTCGCGGCAATACGATGACGCGACGATAGCGCGCTCCGCTCCATTCGTCACGCTCGGCCTCGCTGGCGGCCGTCGACTCGCCACGGGCTCAGGGCGAGCCGCGTGCCGTGCCGTCATCGGCGCGCTCGCGCAGAAACGCCGCGAGCGCCTCGAAGCGCCGCCGCGTTTGCGCCGCGAAGATCCGGTCCATCGTCGCCCCGAACAGCCGGTCGAGCCATCGCGGGCGCAGGCGCAGCGTGAACGTGTAGACCAGCTCCGAGCCGCCGTCGCCGCGGTCGCGATGGCGGATCGAGGCGCTCCATTGCCGGAAGATGCCGGCCGGCGCGTCGATCGTGGCGGCGGCCAGATGCGGCGGATGGTAGGAGACGAAGCGCGTGCGCAGCACGAACAGGCGCCGCCAGCCACGCCCGACGTTGACCGACACGGCGCCCACCCGCGGATAGCGCTGGCCGCCCTCCACCGTCGCCTCACCGAGCAGCGTGTCCCAGCGCAGGCGCGTGTCGTGGTTGTGGAAGGCCTCGAACACCTCGGCCGAGCTGGCGGGCATGGGGAAAATCAGGCGCGTGACCATGGCGGGAACCGTCGCGATTGTCGTCGTTGGGCGCCAGTCTACCGCCCGGCCAGGGTGGCGCGTCAATCGATCGAGGCGGTCGGCCGGCGGCCGGCGCAGCTTGCCGCCGCTTCGCGCGTCGACAAAAAAATACCGCCCGGGCGGGCGGTATGCTTCAGCGAACGGCGGGCAGCGGGCGGAGCGCCGGTCGCCTCCACCCCGATCGCCTGCCGCCGCCAACCAGCCAACCGGCCGGCCTCAGTCGTCGAGCAGCGACAGATCGCGCACGGCGCCCTTGTCGGCCGACATCACCAGCTTCGCGTAGGCCTTCAGCGCCGCCGATACCTTGCGCGGGCGCGGCTGGGCCGGCTTCCAGCCCTTCGCGTCCTGCTCGGCGCGGCGCCTGGCCAGTTCCTCGTCGGACACCAGCACGTCGATGGTGCGGTTCGGGATGTCGATGCGGATCACGTCGCCGTTGCGCACCAGGCCGATCGCGCCGCCCGCGGCCGCTTC
The genomic region above belongs to Burkholderia plantarii and contains:
- a CDS encoding peptidylprolyl isomerase, encoding MILKSPRLWVAAAALVAAPAFAQNVAVVNGTPIPKSRVDAMVAQLVQQGQQDSDQLRKMVSQELVNREILMQEAVKEGVPNRPEVKQQVAIAQQTVVLRALIEDFVKKNTPSDADIKARYDELTKSAAGNEYHLHHILVDNEQQAKDLIAKIKGGAKFEDLAKQYSKDPGSAKNGGDLDWADPKSFVPEFANAATHLQKGQMTDTPVKTQFGWHIIRVDDVRPVAPPPLEQVKAQISQQLVQQKLQAFEEKLRAQAKIQ
- a CDS encoding GNAT family N-acetyltransferase is translated as MDSVSRPPPALPDTERLSLRHAGRHDAAALLAYYLANRAHLQPWEPSRPASFYTPQSVETRLDAVAAQAAAGQAVHLLLYEKADGRLIGECGLTNIVRGPFQACHLGFSIAGDREGRGLMRECLTGVIRYAFGELGLHRLMANHRPENTRSARLLEALGFEREGIARAYLKIDGAWADHVLRSLINPADV
- a CDS encoding SRPBCC family protein → MPASSAEVFEAFHNHDTRLRWDTLLGEATVEGGQRYPRVGAVSVNVGRGWRRLFVLRTRFVSYHPPHLAAATIDAPAGIFRQWSASIRHRDRGDGGSELVYTFTLRLRPRWLDRLFGATMDRIFAAQTRRRFEALAAFLRERADDGTARGSP